A region of the Ornithinimicrobium ciconiae genome:
AGGGCTTCACGGAGTCCGGGTCGTTCCCGGTTGGTGCCGGTCAGCCCGTGGTCGACATAGACGCGTTCCGCCGCTACGCCGAGCATGGTCAGTCCGTCGCGTTGGGCGGTCAGGTCTTGCTGGTCGGTAGAGCATCGGGCGTACCCGACAAGTAGCGCGCTCATGGCGCACCTCCAAGGGTGGGCCCGGCTAGGCCACGGGCTGCGGCCGGCTCGGACAGCGGGCAACGCCCGATTGCACCAGCCAGCGCCCACCTCGCGTCTTGGCGCAAGGTCAGGTCAGGTACGCGACCTCATGGGTGTGGACCCCGCTGGTGGCCGCCATCGACACCCAACGCACTGGGGATGGCTCAGTCTCTGGGCGTGGTCGTGTCCCAGGGATTGAGGCAAGGGACGCCGAGGGGTTCGAAGTGTTTGGTGTTCCGCGTCGCGATAGTCATCTCTGCAGACTCCGCGACAGCGGCGATGAGGGCGTCGTCGAACGGTGCGTGTTCGGGGACGCGATAGGCCGCCAGAATTCGGGCCGCCGACAGGTCGAACGGCAGGACCCGGTCGGCGAACGTGGGCAAGACGTTCTCTTCGAACCAGCGACGCAGAACTGCTCCTTGCTCAGCGTCGGATCGCTCCTTCGCAATCACTCCCCGCTCGATCTCCGCGATGGTGAGTGCTGAGACGAACTGGTCACCGACGGGAACCGATGCTGCCCACACTTCGACCGGCCGGTTGCGCCCTCGGACCCGCAGTGCGGACACCACGTTGGTGTCCAAGACGAATCTCACAGTGGCGCCGAGCGAGCCGTGAGGCCCAGGCGCTCGGGTTCGAACTCGATGTCGGCGCCTTCGTCGGTGCTCAGGAGGTCAACGATCGTGACGGGCTCGCCCTCCAACGTCCGGGTGAGTATGTCGCGCGCCTCCGCCTCAACCGATCGGTGACGCTGCTTGGCACGCGCACGAAGCGCAGCTTTGGTCCCCGCGGGAAGGTTGCGGATCAAGATCTGTTCCATCACGACCACCTCCGATATCACCCCAACGATATCACCGCTAGGTTGGAGTGTCACGCAGGTGCAGCGCGACCTGCCAGTGGCGACCCGGACTGGCGGC
Encoded here:
- a CDS encoding FitA-like ribbon-helix-helix domain-containing protein, which encodes MEQILIRNLPAGTKAALRARAKQRHRSVEAEARDILTRTLEGEPVTIVDLLSTDEGADIEFEPERLGLTARSAPL
- a CDS encoding type II toxin-antitoxin system VapC family toxin; this translates as MDTNVVSALRVRGRNRPVEVWAASVPVGDQFVSALTIAEIERGVIAKERSDAEQGAVLRRWFEENVLPTFADRVLPFDLSAARILAAYRVPEHAPFDDALIAAVAESAEMTIATRNTKHFEPLGVPCLNPWDTTTPRD